A single Filimonas effusa DNA region contains:
- a CDS encoding MDR family MFS transporter: MLRNKTQVLITLMIGTSMAAIDSSIVNVSLPVIQKQFNVEVDDVSLVVTSYMITFLLFIPLTAWLKNRFGYYRLYMGSIILFTIGSLLCSLSPGLPLLVASRIVQAIGGGAITPTSLGILSENYPPEERGSAIGWWGIGNVMGPALGPTLGGVLTQYLGWESIFYVNVPIGFIAIILNSRYLGFLRKQPVVDSPLDVKGYLLFASSILALQCTLTTAGSRYGFTSWQFAGGIILTLVFFWLFIRSSKRKNALLDLSVFRNVGFNRAFIIVAIRSLALFGGMFFLPFLLQGLLGYTEIQSALLLLPNALVMLVTRPLAGKLADKGMIRNISLVGICLLSASFFLFARIDAGAAIWFIVLAMVIRGLGLSFLIAPVSTAMLNAVDKSQTATATSLNSLMLQLGGSVGIAISGSIHSYIYDHYTAKEYPQALAEHFALQDGFIFTAVLILAALIPAMKLPQKIYRDLPDKEALG; encoded by the coding sequence ATGCTCAGGAACAAAACACAAGTATTGATAACCCTTATGATCGGTACCTCTATGGCCGCCATAGACAGCAGTATCGTCAACGTATCCCTGCCGGTTATCCAAAAACAATTCAACGTAGAAGTAGACGACGTCTCACTGGTGGTCACCTCTTACATGATCACCTTTCTTTTATTCATCCCCCTCACTGCCTGGTTGAAAAACCGCTTCGGCTACTACCGCCTGTACATGGGAAGTATCATCCTGTTCACTATCGGGTCACTGCTATGCAGCCTCTCACCAGGCCTGCCGCTCTTGGTGGCATCCCGCATCGTACAGGCAATAGGAGGTGGCGCCATTACACCAACCTCCCTCGGCATCTTGTCCGAAAATTATCCGCCCGAAGAACGCGGCAGTGCTATTGGATGGTGGGGCATAGGTAACGTCATGGGGCCCGCCTTGGGACCTACACTGGGAGGCGTATTAACCCAATACCTTGGCTGGGAATCCATCTTCTACGTAAACGTCCCCATCGGATTCATTGCTATTATCCTCAATAGCCGCTACCTGGGCTTCCTCAGGAAACAACCCGTCGTCGATTCCCCGCTCGATGTCAAAGGATATCTCCTGTTTGCAAGCTCTATTCTCGCACTGCAATGTACACTTACCACAGCAGGCTCCAGGTACGGCTTCACATCATGGCAGTTCGCCGGGGGCATCATCCTCACATTGGTGTTCTTCTGGCTATTTATCCGTTCCTCCAAACGCAAAAATGCACTACTCGACCTGTCGGTATTCCGGAATGTAGGCTTCAACAGGGCCTTCATCATCGTAGCCATCCGCTCCCTCGCACTGTTTGGCGGCATGTTCTTCCTGCCCTTCCTGTTACAGGGATTATTGGGTTATACCGAAATCCAAAGCGCACTCCTGCTGCTTCCTAATGCCCTCGTAATGCTTGTTACAAGGCCACTGGCCGGCAAACTGGCCGACAAGGGAATGATCAGGAATATTTCCCTGGTAGGTATATGCCTGCTATCCGCCTCTTTCTTCCTGTTTGCACGCATCGATGCCGGCGCCGCTATCTGGTTCATCGTTCTGGCAATGGTGATACGCGGACTGGGCCTCAGCTTCCTGATAGCGCCTGTCTCTACCGCAATGCTCAACGCAGTCGATAAATCCCAGACAGCAACAGCCACCTCGCTGAACAGCCTCATGCTGCAGCTTGGCGGATCAGTAGGCATCGCAATAAGCGGCTCCATCCATAGCTATATCTACGACCATTATACCGCAAAAGAATACCCCCAGGCGCTGGCAGAACATTTTGCTTTGCAGGACGGGTTCATATTTACTGCCGTACTTATCCTCGCAGCCCTCATCCCCGCAATGAAACTTCCTCAGAAAATATACCGCGATCTGCCCGACAAAGAAGCGCTTGGATAA
- a CDS encoding cbb3-type cytochrome c oxidase subunit I yields the protein MMDLQRLFTRFALVMLLVAILAGVIASLGYLFPAGFNSILPFHELRPVHASAALFWIITGAACCVGYFSGRQSKPFMALWMITIVVIFINYCFHNYGGREYWEFPAWLNIPLLAAWLLFMAASLKRIPKDAPVYFWMWTSGILFFLITFLEQNLWHIPWFRESFLREVTVQWKANGSMVGAWNQMINGLSVFLLVAISGNPAVAQTKKAWFLFFLGLFNLMFNWGHHVYNVPNNNWMRGVAYAVSMTEWVIILLIIRNFRNTLSEAKKFCHLVVYRFIGAAELWVFANLLLALLMSIPAINRYTHGTHITVAHAMGTTIGINTMLLLAALGYIIDVDTLSDRVRKWLLTAIRINTISLAVFWVALILAGLVKGFLSVDHPENNFADVMAAVRPYLEVFTAAGFGVMIALGIICVIYLKHSNRNRQIN from the coding sequence ATGATGGATTTACAACGGTTATTTACCCGGTTTGCATTAGTAATGCTGCTGGTGGCCATTTTAGCAGGAGTGATTGCTTCGTTAGGCTACTTATTCCCCGCAGGCTTTAATTCTATTCTACCTTTCCATGAACTGCGCCCCGTACACGCGTCCGCCGCATTGTTCTGGATCATTACAGGAGCCGCTTGCTGCGTTGGTTATTTCAGCGGCCGGCAAAGCAAACCCTTTATGGCTCTATGGATGATTACCATCGTGGTCATCTTCATCAACTACTGCTTTCATAACTACGGAGGCCGCGAATACTGGGAATTCCCGGCATGGCTCAACATCCCCCTGCTCGCAGCATGGCTCCTGTTCATGGCAGCATCTCTTAAACGCATCCCCAAAGACGCTCCGGTATATTTCTGGATGTGGACATCAGGCATCCTGTTCTTCCTCATCACCTTCCTCGAACAAAACCTTTGGCATATTCCCTGGTTCAGGGAATCCTTCCTGAGAGAAGTAACAGTACAGTGGAAAGCCAATGGCTCTATGGTAGGCGCCTGGAATCAAATGATCAACGGCTTATCCGTTTTCCTGCTGGTAGCCATCAGCGGTAACCCGGCTGTCGCCCAAACGAAAAAAGCTTGGTTCCTGTTCTTCCTTGGCCTGTTCAACCTCATGTTCAACTGGGGACACCACGTCTACAACGTCCCCAACAACAACTGGATGCGCGGAGTGGCCTATGCCGTAAGCATGACTGAATGGGTGATCATCCTCCTCATCATCCGCAACTTCAGAAATACATTGTCCGAAGCAAAGAAATTCTGCCACCTGGTAGTCTACCGCTTCATTGGCGCTGCCGAACTTTGGGTCTTTGCCAACCTGTTGCTGGCGCTGCTCATGAGTATCCCCGCAATCAACCGCTACACACACGGCACGCATATTACTGTAGCACACGCTATGGGTACCACCATAGGCATCAACACCATGCTGCTGCTCGCAGCCCTCGGTTATATCATCGATGTCGACACGCTTTCCGATCGCGTCCGTAAATGGCTCTTAACCGCCATAAGGATCAACACCATCAGCCTCGCGGTATTCTGGGTGGCTCTGATCCTGGCAGGCTTGGTGAAAGGCTTCCTTTCAGTTGACCATCCCGAAAACAACTTCGCCGATGTTATGGCAGCAGTACGCCCCTACCTCGAAGTCTTTACAGCAGCAGGCTTCGGAGTAATGATCGCATTGGGCATTATCTGCGTCATTTATCTGAAACATTCTAACCGCAACAGGCAGATTAACTAA
- a CDS encoding SDR family oxidoreductase, protein MNEEKLCSRRQVLGGIGVGLASLIVSQAMAAPGEVKFSTAPGLEDPLRKYPKPPFKEQQQPWPGLAGKMDPKPDHGEKSYKGSNRLLGRKALITGGDSGMGRAAAIAYAREGADVAINYLPAEEADAQEVIALIKAAGRKAVAIPGDLREESFCCRLVEEAVKQLGGLDILVNNAARQQTRASIMDLSSEDFDATMKTNIYAPFWTIKAALPYLKPGSAIIATSSVQAYNPSGELYDYAQTKAATTNYVKSLAQQLASKGIRVNGVAPGPIWTPLQVSGGATMEKLKKFGEETPMGRPGQPAELASIYVQLAASDASYATGQIYGASGGHGQP, encoded by the coding sequence ATGAACGAGGAAAAATTGTGCAGCCGCAGGCAGGTGCTTGGCGGTATTGGAGTTGGTTTGGCTTCCTTAATAGTGTCGCAGGCTATGGCAGCGCCGGGTGAGGTGAAGTTTAGCACTGCTCCGGGGTTAGAGGATCCGTTGCGTAAATACCCCAAACCTCCTTTCAAGGAGCAGCAGCAGCCGTGGCCCGGGCTGGCGGGTAAGATGGATCCTAAGCCGGATCATGGAGAGAAGAGTTATAAGGGATCGAACAGGCTATTGGGCAGAAAGGCGTTGATCACCGGTGGAGATTCGGGTATGGGGCGTGCGGCGGCGATAGCCTATGCGCGTGAAGGGGCTGATGTGGCTATCAACTATTTGCCGGCTGAAGAGGCTGATGCGCAGGAAGTGATTGCGCTTATCAAGGCTGCCGGCCGCAAAGCTGTGGCTATACCGGGTGATTTAAGGGAAGAATCTTTTTGCTGCCGGCTGGTTGAGGAGGCTGTAAAACAGCTTGGCGGATTAGATATACTGGTGAACAATGCTGCGAGGCAGCAAACCAGGGCATCGATAATGGATTTGTCGAGTGAAGATTTTGATGCTACTATGAAGACGAATATTTACGCGCCTTTCTGGACTATTAAAGCTGCATTACCTTATTTGAAACCTGGTTCTGCTATCATTGCCACTTCGAGTGTTCAGGCATACAACCCTTCTGGTGAGCTATACGATTATGCGCAAACCAAGGCTGCCACCACCAATTATGTGAAGTCACTTGCCCAGCAGCTTGCTTCCAAGGGCATACGGGTAAATGGTGTTGCGCCTGGTCCGATATGGACACCCTTACAAGTAAGTGGTGGCGCTACCATGGAGAAGCTGAAGAAGTTTGGAGAAGAAACACCCATGGGACGTCCTGGTCAGCCTGCTGAGCTGGCTTCCATATATGTACAACTTGCGGCCAGTGATGCCAGCTATGCTACGGGGCAGATCTATGGCGCTTCGGGAGGGCATGGGCAGCCGTAG
- a CDS encoding alkaline phosphatase, whose protein sequence is MKRRDFFRATSLTAVGSTLIPGGSSLFAAGKQAGNTAKNIIFMVSDGMSTGTLNMASLLLRQKEGRQSNWLKLYEQNLVSRALMDTASASSLVTDSAAASSAWGGGVRVKNGALNVSADGTEHTPILQKFKAAGKAVGCVTSVPITHATPAGFSITSKSRGDQSEIALLYLPLKFDVMLGGGQQYFDGAKRKDHKDVYSQFIQQGYTVVKTRQELIQAAGTQKPLIGAFADDGLPYALDRIQDSTLQAGTPTLAELTREAIAKLKQNKNGFVLQVEGGKVDWAAHANDAAALLYDQIAFDDAIKVAIDFAEASEDTLVIITTDHGNSNPGLFYDDKANAGFDTMQHVKYTNEWVLSGITRNFSAAQVIERLEAAQGIAITKDEAASILSHYTNLNEEGLYNPYKLPYHELAQIQKNYTCISWAGNNHSADYVELAAFGPGRELLPPFVKNTDLHNLMLNATGVMPTAAHALPKRHRSAP, encoded by the coding sequence ATGAAAAGAAGGGATTTCTTCAGAGCTACATCACTGACAGCCGTAGGAAGTACATTGATTCCGGGAGGCAGTTCGTTATTTGCAGCCGGCAAACAAGCCGGGAATACAGCAAAGAACATCATATTCATGGTAAGTGATGGCATGAGTACAGGCACGCTTAATATGGCAAGCCTCCTGCTCCGGCAGAAAGAAGGAAGACAAAGTAATTGGTTGAAATTATATGAGCAGAACCTGGTCAGCAGGGCTTTAATGGATACCGCATCTGCCAGCTCACTCGTTACCGATTCTGCTGCCGCCAGTTCGGCATGGGGAGGCGGTGTAAGAGTCAAAAACGGCGCCCTTAACGTCTCCGCCGATGGCACAGAACATACGCCCATCCTTCAGAAGTTCAAAGCTGCCGGGAAAGCAGTAGGCTGCGTTACCAGTGTACCCATCACACACGCAACACCCGCTGGCTTCAGCATCACCAGCAAAAGCCGCGGCGACCAGTCCGAAATAGCATTATTATACCTGCCGCTGAAATTCGATGTCATGCTCGGCGGCGGCCAGCAGTATTTCGACGGCGCCAAAAGAAAAGATCATAAAGACGTCTATAGCCAGTTCATACAGCAGGGATATACCGTTGTCAAAACACGACAGGAACTTATACAGGCTGCAGGCACCCAAAAACCGCTCATCGGCGCATTCGCCGACGATGGTTTACCCTACGCCTTAGATAGGATCCAGGATAGCACACTGCAGGCCGGAACGCCTACCCTGGCAGAACTTACACGCGAAGCCATCGCCAAACTCAAACAAAATAAAAACGGCTTCGTATTACAGGTAGAAGGCGGTAAAGTCGACTGGGCAGCGCACGCCAACGACGCCGCAGCGCTGCTCTACGACCAGATCGCCTTCGACGATGCCATTAAAGTAGCCATCGACTTTGCAGAAGCCTCGGAAGATACGCTGGTGATCATCACTACAGATCATGGCAACTCCAACCCAGGCCTGTTTTACGACGACAAAGCCAACGCAGGGTTCGACACCATGCAGCACGTGAAATACACCAACGAATGGGTGCTATCAGGCATCACAAGAAACTTCTCCGCCGCACAGGTCATAGAACGATTGGAAGCAGCACAGGGTATCGCAATAACGAAAGATGAAGCAGCCTCCATCCTCAGCCATTACACAAATCTTAACGAAGAAGGATTATACAATCCCTATAAACTGCCTTATCACGAACTGGCGCAGATCCAGAAAAACTACACTTGCATCAGCTGGGCAGGCAACAACCACTCGGCAGACTACGTAGAACTTGCCGCATTCGGCCCCGGCAGAGAACTGCTGCCGCCGTTCGTAAAGAATACCGACCTGCACAACCTCATGCTCAACGCAACAGGTGTAATGCCTACGGCTGCCCATGCCCTCCCGAAGCGCCATAGATCTGCCCCGTAG
- the pflB gene encoding formate C-acetyltransferase — translation METDAMIVPFKSGEWNSAINVYDFVINNVTPYTGDESFLAAPTEKTTRVWEEVKRVLLQERANNGVLAVDTETISNITAFRPGYIKQEDEVIVGLQTDQLLKRGIKPFGGIKLVESAAAERGLKVADRVIDIFNYAKNHNEGVFSAYDPEVRSFRSKHLLTGLPDNYARGRIIGDFRRLALYGVDRLIKAKKADFAAIGGEMTEHKVRLREEVNAQIAALKDIVIMAKEYGCDVSRPAQTAAEAVQWVYFAYLAAVKEQDGAAMSLGNVSSFLDIFIERDLQAGVITEAEAQEMIDQFVMKLRLVRHLRPGSYDEIFGGDPTWVTESIGGTFHDGRTKVTKTSFRFLQTLYNLGASPEPNLTVLWSDKLPKNFKKFCAQVSVDTSSIQYENDDLMRGTRGSDDYGIACCVSYQPIGKSIQHFGARANLPKALLVALNQGREEHDGVKLINNIPAIADGPLDYDKVLEVFKLTLSELARVYAKAMFIIHYMHDKYYYERAQMAFVDTDPHIDIAYGAAGISIIADSLSAIKYAKVTPVRNDIGLTVDFNIEGAYPQYGNDDDRVDNIAKEITKFFIGELRKHATYKNSTPTLSLLTITSNVMYGSNTGATPDGRKAGEPFAPGANPMHGRDCSGAIASLNSVCKLDYNDAQDGVSNTFSMIPKSLGDTKAEQVVNLVNTLTGYFKQGAHHLNVNVLNRETLIDAYEHPENYPQLTIRVSGYAVNFVRLSRAHQLEVITRTFHESM, via the coding sequence ATGGAAACAGATGCTATGATAGTTCCTTTCAAATCCGGTGAATGGAATTCTGCGATCAATGTGTACGACTTTGTGATTAACAACGTTACCCCGTACACAGGAGACGAATCTTTTTTAGCTGCACCAACAGAGAAAACTACCCGAGTATGGGAAGAAGTAAAAAGAGTGTTGTTGCAGGAGAGGGCCAATAACGGTGTGCTTGCTGTTGATACTGAAACAATTTCCAATATAACCGCTTTCCGCCCTGGTTACATCAAGCAGGAGGATGAAGTGATCGTTGGTTTACAAACCGACCAACTGCTGAAAAGGGGTATCAAACCTTTCGGTGGTATTAAACTGGTAGAATCTGCTGCTGCAGAGCGTGGCCTTAAAGTGGCTGACAGGGTAATTGATATTTTCAATTATGCCAAAAACCACAATGAAGGTGTATTCAGCGCTTATGATCCTGAAGTGCGCAGTTTCCGTTCCAAACACCTGTTGACTGGTTTGCCTGACAACTATGCGCGTGGCCGTATCATTGGTGATTTCAGGAGGCTGGCTTTATATGGTGTTGATCGCCTGATCAAAGCCAAAAAAGCTGACTTTGCTGCTATTGGTGGTGAAATGACCGAGCACAAAGTTCGTTTGCGTGAAGAAGTAAACGCCCAGATCGCTGCGTTAAAAGACATCGTTATTATGGCCAAAGAATATGGCTGCGATGTTTCCCGTCCTGCTCAAACTGCTGCTGAAGCTGTTCAGTGGGTGTACTTCGCTTACCTTGCTGCTGTTAAAGAGCAAGATGGTGCTGCGATGTCACTTGGTAACGTTTCTTCTTTCCTTGACATTTTCATTGAAAGGGATCTTCAGGCTGGTGTAATCACTGAAGCTGAAGCCCAGGAAATGATCGACCAGTTTGTAATGAAGCTGCGCCTGGTTCGTCACTTACGTCCTGGTTCTTATGACGAGATCTTCGGTGGTGATCCTACATGGGTAACTGAGAGCATTGGTGGTACTTTCCATGATGGCCGTACCAAAGTAACCAAAACCTCTTTCCGTTTCCTTCAGACCCTGTACAACTTAGGTGCTTCTCCTGAGCCAAACCTTACCGTTTTATGGTCTGACAAACTGCCTAAGAATTTCAAAAAATTCTGTGCGCAAGTATCCGTAGATACCTCTTCCATCCAATACGAAAATGACGATCTGATGCGCGGTACACGTGGATCTGACGACTATGGTATTGCCTGTTGCGTATCTTATCAGCCCATCGGTAAATCTATCCAACACTTTGGTGCAAGGGCCAACCTGCCTAAGGCGTTACTGGTAGCTTTAAACCAAGGCAGGGAAGAGCATGACGGTGTTAAACTGATCAACAATATTCCTGCTATTGCTGATGGTCCTTTGGATTATGACAAAGTACTGGAAGTGTTTAAATTAACACTGAGTGAACTGGCCCGTGTTTATGCGAAAGCCATGTTCATCATCCACTACATGCACGATAAATACTACTACGAAAGAGCGCAAATGGCATTCGTGGATACTGATCCTCATATTGACATTGCCTATGGTGCTGCCGGTATCTCTATCATTGCCGACTCACTGTCTGCCATCAAATATGCTAAAGTAACTCCAGTTCGTAACGATATTGGTTTGACTGTAGACTTCAACATTGAAGGTGCTTATCCTCAATATGGTAACGATGACGACCGTGTAGATAACATCGCTAAAGAAATCACTAAATTCTTCATCGGTGAATTACGCAAACACGCCACTTACAAAAATTCAACTCCTACTTTATCCCTGTTGACCATTACCTCTAACGTAATGTATGGTTCCAACACAGGTGCTACACCTGACGGACGTAAAGCAGGTGAACCATTCGCTCCTGGTGCAAACCCAATGCACGGACGTGATTGCAGTGGCGCTATCGCTTCATTGAACTCAGTATGTAAACTGGATTATAACGACGCTCAGGACGGTGTCTCCAATACTTTCTCTATGATCCCCAAATCGCTGGGTGATACAAAAGCAGAGCAAGTGGTGAATCTGGTAAATACCTTAACCGGCTACTTTAAACAAGGCGCTCATCACCTTAACGTGAACGTGTTGAACAGGGAGACTTTGATCGATGCTTACGAACATCCTGAAAACTATCCTCAGTTAACTATTCGTGTATCTGGTTACGCGGTGAACTTTGTAAGATTGTCACGTGCACACCAATTAGAGGTGATCACCAGGACCTTCCATGAAAGTATGTAG
- a CDS encoding YoaK family protein, with the protein MFRHIGKKRNFIHNIRLAILLCLTAGMVNAAGFIAFSVLTTNVTGHAALLAVNLSEGYYQAARTVALWLLLFLSGAFLSSLYIGMVGRDKPYAYTLPLIIEISILITVGSLGHFYDGSSAATGLFAGSLLFAMGLQNALVTMISGSVVRTTHLTGMFTDLGIDLSAAILNRKQWSKENKRRLLLRILIITCFLSGGIIGGYLFQILHYKTFFLPAAILVFTIFYDYFRMKYLKAKSYYLHKNSN; encoded by the coding sequence ATGTTCCGGCACATTGGTAAGAAAAGGAATTTCATTCATAACATCAGGTTAGCGATCCTGTTATGCTTAACGGCAGGAATGGTGAACGCTGCCGGGTTTATTGCCTTCTCCGTACTAACAACGAATGTAACAGGACACGCAGCCCTGCTGGCAGTTAACTTGTCCGAGGGCTATTATCAGGCCGCACGAACAGTAGCACTATGGCTTTTGCTGTTTCTCTCCGGCGCATTCCTGTCAAGCCTTTATATAGGCATGGTAGGAAGAGATAAACCCTACGCATACACCTTACCATTGATCATTGAGATCTCTATCTTGATTACCGTTGGCAGCCTGGGTCATTTTTACGATGGATCCAGCGCCGCCACAGGCTTATTTGCAGGAAGCCTACTGTTTGCCATGGGCCTGCAGAACGCCCTCGTAACAATGATCTCAGGCTCGGTTGTACGAACAACCCACCTCACCGGTATGTTCACCGACCTGGGTATCGACCTCTCCGCAGCCATCCTCAATCGAAAACAATGGAGTAAAGAAAACAAACGCCGCCTGCTGTTGAGGATCCTTATCATCACCTGCTTCTTGTCCGGTGGCATCATCGGCGGCTACCTCTTTCAGATCCTGCATTACAAAACATTTTTCCTCCCCGCCGCCATCCTCGTCTTTACCATCTTTTACGACTACTTCCGCATGAAATACCTGAAAGCCAAATCTTACTACCTGCACAAAAACTCAAACTAA
- a CDS encoding c-type cytochrome, protein MKLKVWLTLIVLFFIYSSFVYIYSGSEKQPVSPSATVIAGWQIWQQKNCHTCHQLYGLGGYMGPDLTNIASDANKGTDAYLKTFMKYGTANMPNLHLTETEMDALVSFLRWVDKSGKSQVAKESVHWTGTYIF, encoded by the coding sequence ATGAAGCTCAAAGTTTGGCTCACACTGATTGTCTTGTTCTTTATCTACTCCTCTTTTGTCTATATCTACAGTGGGTCGGAAAAACAACCTGTCAGCCCCTCAGCCACCGTCATCGCAGGATGGCAGATCTGGCAGCAGAAAAATTGCCACACCTGTCACCAGCTATATGGCCTCGGCGGCTATATGGGCCCCGATCTTACCAATATCGCCTCAGACGCCAATAAAGGAACTGATGCCTACCTCAAAACCTTTATGAAGTACGGCACAGCCAATATGCCCAACCTGCACCTTACAGAAACCGAAATGGATGCACTCGTATCCTTTCTGCGTTGGGTCGATAAAAGCGGTAAAAGCCAGGTAGCAAAAGAATCAGTACACTGGACAGGAACTTATATTTTCTAG
- a CDS encoding SusD/RagB family nutrient-binding outer membrane lipoprotein, translating into MKKNIIIIVLLGMLSSCTKNIDELNEQTKKPTAVPPSALFSNAEKNLTDILTSPSVNYNIFRLNVQHWAETTYQDESRYNLAGRNIPQSFWNSLYRDVLNSLAEAKKAIPLQDPQFTTAGQRRNQLAMADILQVYAWSVLVNTFGDIPYKQALDIDKYPLPVYDDAKTTYYDLLTRLDTSIAALDEGEAAFSSSDLLYGSDIVQWKAFANSLKLRMGIIIADSDPAKAAEVIAAAAPEAILSSSDNAVFQYEKAPPNTNPVWVELIQSGRHDFVIGQTFADSLLAYDDPRIPLFFTRDAAGGYSGGVIGGNPTNKWGTYSKPADAIQQPAFESVLIDNMEVEFILAEAAARGIQVGGTAVSHYNAGVTASILYWGGTASQASSYLAGKGSYANQHGTYREKIGFQKWIALYNRGYDAWTEVRRLDYPVLPAPNRAVSDFPVRYTYPAQEQTLNTANYKNGSTAIGGDLVTTKLFWDLY; encoded by the coding sequence ATGAAAAAGAATATAATCATCATAGTGTTATTGGGAATGCTGTCGTCCTGTACAAAAAATATAGACGAGCTTAATGAGCAAACGAAGAAGCCGACAGCGGTGCCGCCGTCGGCTTTGTTTTCGAATGCCGAGAAAAACCTGACAGATATTTTAACCTCTCCCAGTGTGAACTATAATATTTTCAGGTTGAATGTGCAGCATTGGGCTGAGACCACTTACCAGGATGAAAGCCGTTACAACCTGGCCGGAAGGAATATACCGCAGTCGTTCTGGAATAGCCTGTACCGAGATGTGCTAAATAGTCTTGCGGAGGCCAAGAAAGCCATACCGTTGCAGGATCCGCAGTTTACCACTGCGGGGCAAAGGCGCAATCAGCTGGCGATGGCAGATATCCTGCAGGTGTATGCGTGGTCTGTGCTGGTGAATACATTTGGCGATATACCTTATAAGCAGGCACTTGATATAGACAAATATCCTTTACCTGTTTATGATGATGCCAAGACCACATATTATGATCTGCTGACCCGTCTTGATACCTCTATTGCGGCATTGGATGAGGGTGAGGCTGCTTTTTCCTCGAGCGATCTGCTTTATGGCAGTGATATTGTTCAGTGGAAAGCATTTGCCAATTCGCTGAAGCTGCGGATGGGGATTATTATAGCTGACAGTGATCCGGCCAAAGCTGCCGAGGTGATAGCAGCTGCGGCTCCGGAAGCTATTTTGTCTTCATCGGATAATGCTGTTTTTCAATATGAGAAAGCGCCGCCAAATACTAATCCTGTGTGGGTGGAGCTTATTCAAAGCGGCAGGCATGATTTTGTGATAGGCCAGACCTTTGCCGATAGTCTGTTGGCGTATGACGATCCGCGTATTCCGTTATTTTTTACAAGAGATGCTGCGGGTGGTTATTCGGGGGGTGTTATAGGAGGAAATCCGACCAATAAATGGGGTACATATTCCAAGCCTGCAGATGCGATACAGCAGCCTGCTTTCGAGTCGGTATTGATAGACAATATGGAGGTTGAGTTTATACTGGCGGAGGCGGCTGCCCGCGGTATACAAGTAGGAGGTACGGCAGTATCGCATTATAATGCCGGTGTTACCGCTTCTATTCTATATTGGGGTGGTACTGCGTCGCAGGCCAGTTCTTATCTTGCCGGGAAAGGCAGTTATGCCAATCAGCATGGTACTTACAGAGAAAAGATCGGTTTCCAGAAATGGATTGCTTTGTATAACAGGGGGTATGATGCGTGGACGGAGGTGCGGCGGCTTGATTATCCTGTGCTGCCTGCTCCCAACCGTGCTGTATCCGATTTCCCGGTGCGTTATACCTATCCGGCGCAAGAACAAACACTGAACACTGCCAATTATAAGAATGGCTCTACAGCCATTGGTGGAGACCTGGTTACAACGAAGTTGTTCTGGGATCTCTATTGA